In the Streptomyces sp. NBC_00525 genome, one interval contains:
- a CDS encoding ABC transporter permease: protein MSGIGTVSGAAALAPRARLFPSLAAVYRAQLSRARVARIPLLFVATFQSIGIMVLMRGVVDGGSEARAVVAGSSVLVVAFVALNLLAQYFGQLRAGGGLDHYATLPVPPAAVVLGAAGAYASFTVPGTVVTAVTGSVLFGLPMAHLWVLVAVIPLSGAALSGLGAALGLLAPRQELATLLGQLGMSAALLLGVLPADRLPGPVGWARDLLPSTYGVEALARSFDSHPDWAVVALDLAVCAVVGVVSLAVATWAYRRAAVR from the coding sequence ATGAGCGGAATCGGCACGGTGTCCGGGGCGGCGGCGCTCGCCCCGAGGGCCCGGCTGTTCCCCTCCCTCGCGGCCGTCTACCGGGCCCAGCTCTCCCGCGCCCGGGTGGCCCGCATCCCACTGCTGTTCGTGGCGACCTTCCAGTCCATCGGCATCATGGTCCTGATGCGCGGGGTGGTGGACGGCGGCTCCGAGGCGCGGGCCGTCGTCGCCGGCTCCAGCGTCCTGGTCGTCGCCTTCGTCGCGCTCAACCTCCTCGCCCAGTACTTCGGGCAGCTGCGGGCCGGCGGCGGGCTCGACCACTACGCCACGCTGCCCGTGCCGCCCGCCGCCGTGGTGCTCGGCGCGGCCGGGGCGTACGCCTCCTTCACCGTGCCCGGCACCGTGGTCACGGCGGTGACCGGCAGCGTGCTGTTCGGGCTGCCGATGGCCCATCTGTGGGTGCTCGTCGCCGTCATCCCGCTCTCCGGCGCCGCCCTGTCCGGGCTCGGCGCCGCGCTCGGGCTGCTCGCCCCGCGCCAGGAACTGGCCACCCTGCTCGGCCAGCTCGGCATGTCCGCCGCGCTGCTGCTGGGCGTCCTGCCGGCCGACCGGCTGCCGGGGCCGGTGGGCTGGGCGCGCGACCTGCTGCCCTCCACCTACGGGGTCGAGGCGCTGGCCCGGTCCTTCGACAGCCACCCCGACTGGGCGGTCGTCGCCCTCGACCTGGCGGTCTGCGCCGTCGTCGGCGTCGTCTCGCTCGCCGTGGCGACCTGGGCGTACCGCAGGGCGGCGGTCCGGTGA
- a CDS encoding LON peptidase substrate-binding domain-containing protein, translated as MTTARLPLFPLNAVLFPGLVLPLNVFEERYRAMMRELLTLDEDEPRRFAVVAIRDGRETAVTGLGMPEAVRAPVERGPADGFGPDPLQALHRVGCVADAATVRERADGSFEVLATGTTRVRLLSVDASGPFLVAEVEELQEDPGDEAGPLAEGVLRAFRGYQKRLAGASERTLTTGADLPDDPSVVSYLVASTVVLDIPAKQRLLQAPDTATRLREELRLLRSETAVIRHLPSLPAVDLTVAPTHPN; from the coding sequence GTGACCACCGCTCGCCTGCCCCTGTTCCCGCTGAACGCGGTGCTGTTCCCTGGCCTCGTGCTGCCCCTGAACGTCTTCGAGGAGCGATATCGCGCCATGATGCGCGAGCTCCTCACCCTCGACGAGGACGAACCGCGCCGGTTCGCCGTGGTCGCCATCCGGGACGGCCGGGAGACCGCCGTGACCGGGCTGGGCATGCCGGAGGCGGTGCGCGCGCCCGTCGAGCGCGGCCCGGCGGACGGCTTCGGCCCGGACCCCCTGCAGGCCCTGCACCGGGTGGGCTGCGTCGCCGACGCGGCGACCGTGCGGGAGCGCGCGGACGGCAGCTTCGAGGTGCTGGCCACCGGTACGACCCGGGTGCGGCTGCTGTCCGTGGACGCGAGCGGCCCGTTCCTCGTGGCCGAGGTGGAGGAGCTCCAGGAGGACCCGGGCGACGAGGCGGGCCCCCTCGCGGAGGGCGTCCTGCGGGCCTTCCGCGGCTACCAGAAGCGGCTGGCCGGTGCGAGCGAGCGCACGCTGACCACGGGGGCGGACCTGCCGGACGACCCGTCGGTCGTCTCCTACCTGGTCGCCTCCACGGTGGTCCTGGACATCCCCGCCAAACAGCGCCTCCTCCAGGCCCCGGACACCGCGACCCGGCTCCGCGAGGAACTGCGGCTGCTGCGCTCGGAGACCGCGGTGATCCGGCATCTGCCGTCGCTCCCGGCGGTGGACCTGACGGTCGCCCCGACGCACCCCAACTGA
- a CDS encoding ABC transporter ATP-binding protein yields MCAVRDLVKTYPPARGRRGAPATPEVRATDGISLDVRRGEIFGLLGPNGAGKSTLVRQLTGLMRPDSGSVHMLGHDLVRHPERASRLIGYLGQESTALDELTVALAAETTGRLRGLPAREARAERDAVLDELGLADLAGRPLKKLSGGQRRLACFAAALVGERPVLVLDEPTTGMDPVARRAVWAAVDRRRAERGATVLLVTHNVIEAETVLDRVAVIERGKVIACDTPAGLKERVAGEIRVELVWRERAPLEVPEVAALRAVAQESGRRWALRLAPDEARAAVAAVTGGAAFAALDDFSLATPSLEDVYLALGGGATKGLVKA; encoded by the coding sequence GTGTGCGCGGTGCGCGATCTGGTGAAGACCTACCCCCCGGCACGGGGCCGCCGCGGCGCCCCCGCGACCCCGGAGGTACGCGCCACCGACGGCATCAGCCTCGACGTCCGGCGCGGTGAGATCTTCGGACTGCTCGGGCCCAACGGAGCCGGCAAGTCCACCCTCGTACGCCAGCTCACCGGCCTGATGCGGCCCGACTCCGGCAGCGTGCACATGCTGGGCCACGACCTCGTGCGCCACCCCGAACGGGCCTCCCGGCTGATCGGCTACCTCGGGCAGGAGTCCACCGCCCTCGACGAGCTGACCGTCGCCCTGGCCGCCGAGACCACCGGACGGCTGCGCGGCCTGCCCGCGCGCGAGGCCCGCGCCGAGCGCGACGCCGTCCTGGACGAACTCGGCCTCGCCGACCTCGCCGGGCGGCCCCTGAAGAAGCTCTCCGGCGGCCAGCGCCGCCTCGCCTGCTTCGCCGCCGCGCTCGTCGGGGAGCGCCCGGTCCTCGTCCTGGACGAGCCGACGACCGGCATGGACCCGGTCGCCCGGCGCGCCGTCTGGGCCGCCGTGGACCGCAGGCGCGCCGAGCGCGGCGCCACGGTCCTGCTCGTCACCCACAACGTCATCGAGGCCGAGACCGTCCTGGACCGGGTCGCCGTCATCGAACGCGGCAAGGTCATCGCCTGCGACACCCCGGCCGGGCTCAAGGAGCGCGTCGCCGGTGAGATCCGGGTCGAGCTGGTCTGGCGCGAACGCGCCCCGCTGGAGGTCCCCGAGGTCGCGGCCCTGCGCGCCGTCGCCCAGGAGTCCGGGCGGCGCTGGGCGCTGCGGCTGGCGCCCGACGAGGCGCGGGCGGCGGTCGCCGCGGTGACCGGGGGCGCGGCCTTCGCCGCCCTCGACGACTTCAGCCTGGCGACGCCGAGCCTGGAGGACGTCTATCTCGCGCTCGGCGGCGGCGCGACCAAGGGACTGGTGAAGGCATGA
- a CDS encoding DUF2252 domain-containing protein produces MSDTQTGAERRGERILEVFDTAFGALLAADPAAFRVKFRKMAGSAFAFYRGTACLFYDDLERERHGGPYLDERTGRVWIHGDLHAENFGTYMDANGRLVFNVNDFDEAYVGPFTWDLKRFAASVALLGYAKALGDDQIGELVRIYAAAYRERVHALATGAKNDEVPPFTLDTASGPLLGALRTARSLTRFSLLDSMTEIRDFERRFSEGGGAIDLDAATRYKVLAAFDGYLETLPESSLTRPDSYRVKDVVGRRGIGIGSAGLPSYNILLEGNSDALENDVVIYLKQAQTPAVSRHITDAAVRDYFQHEGHRTVISQRALQAHADPWLGWTELDGAGQLVAEVSPYAVDLDWSDIDEPDEIAAVVADLGRATATMHSAADDESGHSLVPFSTERAIDAAIAADEEGFGELLVDFAHSYGARARADHQIFVDLFRNGRIPGL; encoded by the coding sequence ATGTCGGACACGCAGACCGGTGCGGAGCGGCGCGGGGAGCGCATCCTCGAAGTCTTCGACACCGCCTTCGGTGCGCTGCTGGCCGCCGACCCGGCCGCCTTCCGGGTCAAGTTCCGCAAGATGGCGGGCTCGGCCTTCGCGTTCTACCGGGGTACGGCCTGCCTGTTCTACGACGACCTGGAACGCGAGCGGCACGGCGGCCCGTACCTGGACGAGCGCACCGGCCGGGTCTGGATCCACGGCGACCTGCACGCGGAGAACTTCGGCACCTACATGGACGCCAACGGCCGCCTCGTCTTCAACGTGAACGACTTCGACGAGGCGTACGTGGGCCCCTTCACCTGGGACCTCAAGCGCTTCGCCGCCTCGGTCGCCCTGCTGGGGTACGCGAAGGCCCTGGGCGACGACCAGATCGGCGAGCTGGTCCGGATCTACGCGGCGGCCTACCGCGAGCGCGTCCACGCCCTGGCGACGGGCGCCAAGAACGACGAGGTGCCGCCGTTCACCCTGGACACGGCGTCCGGGCCGCTGCTCGGCGCGCTGCGCACCGCCCGCTCGCTGACCCGGTTCTCGCTGCTGGACTCGATGACCGAGATCCGCGACTTCGAGCGCCGGTTCAGCGAGGGCGGCGGGGCCATCGACCTGGACGCGGCCACGCGGTACAAGGTGCTGGCCGCGTTCGACGGCTATCTGGAGACGCTGCCGGAGTCGAGCCTGACCCGGCCGGACTCCTACCGGGTCAAGGACGTGGTGGGCCGGCGCGGCATCGGCATCGGGTCGGCGGGCCTGCCCTCGTACAACATCCTGCTGGAGGGCAACAGCGACGCCCTGGAGAACGATGTGGTGATCTACCTCAAGCAGGCGCAGACCCCGGCCGTTTCCCGGCACATCACGGACGCGGCCGTCCGCGACTACTTCCAGCACGAGGGCCACCGCACGGTGATCTCGCAGCGTGCCCTCCAGGCCCACGCCGACCCCTGGCTGGGCTGGACCGAGCTGGACGGCGCCGGCCAGCTGGTCGCCGAGGTCTCCCCGTACGCGGTCGACCTGGACTGGTCCGACATCGACGAACCGGACGAGATCGCGGCCGTCGTCGCCGACCTGGGCAGGGCCACGGCCACGATGCACTCCGCGGCGGACGACGAGAGCGGCCACTCGCTGGTGCCGTTCTCCACCGAGCGGGCGATCGACGCCGCCATCGCGGCCGACGAGGAGGGGTTCGGGGAGCTGCTGGTGGACTTCGCCCACAGCTACGGTGCCCGCGCCCGCGCGGACCACCAGATCTTCGTGGACCTCTTCCGCAACGGCCGCATTCCGGGGCTGTAG
- a CDS encoding thioredoxin domain-containing protein: MSKRNSQASKTAARERLRAERERQAKKDRARRQVVVGVSVVAGIAVVGGIAFAWQQMNKPSRWEEAADAKLVAPANTSGKDGTTVVVGKDSAKKTLKIYEDPRCPICAQLEQTVGPTMKKDIDDGKYKVQFIGASFLDTNIPGEGSRNALSALGAALDVSPEAFTEYKSALYSAKYHPEETDDKFKDSDYLIEIADTVKELKGNKEFQKAVHDGTYDKWALTLSKKFNEDGEKYDFQGTPTLVMDDKKVTGSDNKNAPMTVEEFNAAMTTALKG; this comes from the coding sequence ATGAGCAAGCGCAACAGCCAGGCCAGCAAGACCGCCGCCCGCGAGCGGCTGCGCGCGGAGCGCGAACGCCAGGCCAAGAAGGACCGGGCCCGCCGGCAGGTCGTCGTCGGCGTGTCGGTCGTCGCCGGCATCGCGGTCGTCGGCGGCATCGCCTTCGCCTGGCAGCAGATGAACAAGCCGTCCCGCTGGGAGGAGGCGGCCGACGCGAAGCTGGTCGCCCCCGCGAACACCTCCGGCAAGGACGGCACCACCGTGGTCGTCGGCAAGGACAGCGCCAAGAAGACCCTCAAGATCTACGAGGACCCGCGCTGCCCCATCTGCGCCCAGCTCGAACAGACCGTCGGCCCGACGATGAAGAAGGACATCGACGACGGCAAGTACAAGGTGCAGTTCATCGGCGCCTCCTTCCTGGACACCAACATCCCCGGCGAGGGCTCCCGCAACGCCCTGAGCGCCCTGGGCGCGGCACTGGACGTGAGCCCCGAGGCGTTCACCGAGTACAAGTCGGCGCTCTACTCGGCGAAGTACCACCCGGAGGAGACGGACGACAAGTTCAAGGACAGCGACTACCTCATCGAGATTGCCGACACCGTCAAGGAACTCAAGGGCAACAAGGAGTTCCAGAAGGCGGTGCACGACGGCACCTACGACAAGTGGGCGCTGACCCTGAGCAAGAAGTTCAACGAGGACGGCGAGAAGTACGACTTCCAGGGCACGCCCACCCTCGTCATGGACGACAAGAAGGTCACCGGCAGCGACAACAAGAACGCGCCGATGACCGTCGAGGAGTTCAACGCGGCGATGACCACCGCGCTCAAGGGCTGA
- the ybaK gene encoding Cys-tRNA(Pro) deacylase, whose product MAKKQKKQAQSGGTPATVALTAAGTAFTVHAYEHDPAAPSYGEEASRALGVPPERVFKTLVADVDGRLTVAVVPVAGSLDLKALASAAGGKRATMADPAAAERTTGYVRGGISPLGQRKRLPTVLDASARAHATICVSAGRRGLEVELAPDDLATLTAATFADIART is encoded by the coding sequence GTGGCGAAGAAGCAGAAGAAGCAGGCCCAGTCCGGCGGCACCCCCGCCACGGTCGCGCTCACCGCGGCGGGCACGGCGTTCACCGTGCACGCCTACGAGCACGATCCGGCGGCGCCGTCCTACGGCGAGGAGGCGTCCCGGGCGCTGGGCGTCCCGCCGGAGCGTGTCTTCAAGACCCTGGTGGCCGACGTGGACGGCCGGCTGACGGTCGCGGTCGTCCCGGTCGCCGGCTCCCTGGACCTCAAGGCGCTGGCCTCGGCGGCCGGCGGCAAGCGCGCCACGATGGCGGACCCGGCCGCGGCGGAACGCACCACGGGCTACGTCCGGGGCGGCATCTCCCCGCTGGGCCAGCGCAAGCGCCTCCCCACCGTCCTGGACGCCTCGGCCCGCGCCCACGCCACGATCTGCGTGTCGGCGGGCCGCCGGGGCCTGGAGGTGGAACTCGCCCCGGACGACCTGGCGACGCTGACGGCCGCGACCTTCGCAGACATCGCCCGCACCTGA
- the dnaE gene encoding DNA polymerase III subunit alpha yields the protein MTKPPFTHLHVHTQYSLLDGAARLKDMFNACNDMGMTHIAMTDHGNLHGAYDFFHSAQKANVTPIIGIEAYVAPESRKHKRKVLWGQPHQKRDDISGSGGYTHKTIWAANAKGLHNLFKLSSDAYAEGWLQKWPRMDKETIAQWSEGLIASTGCPSGEVQTRLRLGQFDEAVKAASDYKDIFGEGRYFLELMDHGIEIERRVRDGLLEIGRKLGIPPLVTNDSHYTYASEATAHDALLCIQTGKNLSDPDRFRFDGTGYYLKTTEEMYGVDSSDAWQEGCANTLLVAEQIDTTGMFEKRDLMPKFDIPEGYTEITWFQEEVRVGMNRRFPNGIPEDRQKQVEYEMDIIIQMGFPGYFLVVADFIMWAKNNGIAVGPGRGSAAGSIVSYALGITDLDPIEHGLIFERFLNPERVSMPDVDIDFDERRRVEVIRYVTEKYGADKVAMIGTYGKIKAKNAIKDSARVLGYPYAMGDRLTKAMPADVLGKGIDLNGITDPSHPRYSEAGEIRGMYENEPDVKKVIDTAKGVEGLVRQMGVHAAGVIMSSEPIVDHAPIWVRHTDGVTITQWDYPQCESLGLLKMDFLGLRNLTIMDDAIKMVKSNKGIDLEMLSLPLDDPKTFELLCRGDTLGVFQFDGGPMRSLLRQMQPDNFEDISAVSALYRPGPMGMNSHTNYAERKNGRQEITPIHPELEEPLKDVLGLTYGLIVYQEQVQKAAQIVAGYSLGEADILRRVMGKKKPEELAKNFVLFEAGAKEKGFSDAAIKALWDVLVPFAGYAFNKAHSSAYGLVTYWTAYLKANYPAEYMAALLTSVKDDKDKSAIYLNECRRMGIKVLPPNVNESESNFAAQGDDVILFGLTAVRNVGQNVVDSIIRCRKTKGKYSSFPDFLDKVEAVVCNKRTVESLIKAGAFDEMGHTRKGLVAHHEPMIDNVVQVKRKEAEGQFDLFGGGDEESDEPGFGLDVEFSDIEWEKSYLLAQEREMLGLYVSDHPLFGIEHVLSDKSDAAISQLTGGEHSDGAIVTIGGIISGLQRKMTKQGNAWAIATVEDLAGSIECMFFPATYQLVSTQLVEDTVVFVKGRLDKREDVPRLVAMEMQVPDLSSAGTNAPVVLTIPTVRVTPPMVSRLGEVLNSHRGDTEVRIRLQGPRKTTVLRLDRHRVKPDPALFGDLKVLLGPSCLAG from the coding sequence GTGACCAAGCCGCCCTTCACGCACCTTCACGTCCACACCCAGTACTCGCTGCTGGACGGTGCCGCGCGGCTCAAGGACATGTTCAACGCGTGCAACGACATGGGCATGACGCACATCGCCATGACGGACCACGGCAACCTGCACGGGGCGTACGACTTCTTCCACTCGGCGCAGAAGGCGAACGTGACGCCGATCATCGGCATCGAGGCGTATGTGGCGCCCGAGTCGCGCAAGCACAAGCGGAAGGTCCTGTGGGGGCAGCCGCACCAGAAGCGCGACGACATCTCCGGTTCGGGCGGTTACACGCACAAGACGATCTGGGCGGCCAACGCGAAGGGCCTGCACAACCTCTTCAAGCTGTCCTCCGACGCCTACGCCGAGGGCTGGCTCCAGAAGTGGCCCCGCATGGACAAGGAGACCATCGCCCAGTGGTCCGAGGGCCTGATCGCGTCCACCGGCTGCCCCTCCGGCGAGGTCCAGACCCGGCTGCGCCTCGGCCAGTTCGACGAGGCGGTCAAGGCGGCCTCCGACTACAAGGACATCTTCGGCGAGGGACGCTACTTCCTGGAGCTGATGGACCACGGCATCGAGATCGAGCGCCGGGTCCGCGACGGGCTCCTGGAGATCGGCCGGAAGCTCGGCATCCCGCCGCTCGTGACGAACGACTCGCACTACACGTACGCCTCCGAGGCGACCGCGCACGACGCCCTGCTGTGCATCCAGACCGGCAAGAACCTCTCCGACCCGGACCGCTTCCGCTTCGACGGCACCGGCTACTACCTCAAGACCACCGAGGAGATGTACGGCGTCGACTCCTCCGACGCCTGGCAGGAGGGGTGTGCCAACACCCTCCTGGTCGCCGAGCAGATCGACACCACCGGGATGTTCGAGAAGCGCGACCTGATGCCGAAGTTCGACATCCCCGAGGGCTACACGGAGATCACCTGGTTCCAGGAGGAGGTCCGGGTCGGGATGAACCGCCGTTTCCCGAACGGCATCCCGGAGGACCGGCAGAAGCAGGTCGAGTACGAGATGGACATCATCATCCAGATGGGGTTCCCGGGGTACTTCCTGGTCGTCGCCGACTTCATCATGTGGGCCAAGAACAACGGCATCGCGGTCGGCCCCGGCCGCGGCTCCGCGGCCGGTTCGATCGTCTCGTACGCGCTCGGCATCACCGACCTCGACCCGATCGAGCACGGGCTGATCTTCGAGCGCTTCCTCAACCCCGAGCGCGTCTCCATGCCCGACGTCGACATCGACTTCGACGAGCGCAGGCGCGTCGAGGTCATCCGCTACGTCACGGAGAAGTACGGCGCCGACAAGGTCGCCATGATCGGCACCTACGGCAAGATCAAGGCCAAGAACGCGATCAAGGACTCCGCCCGCGTCCTCGGCTACCCGTACGCCATGGGCGACCGGCTCACCAAGGCCATGCCCGCCGACGTCCTCGGCAAGGGCATCGACCTCAACGGCATCACCGACCCCAGCCACCCGCGCTACAGCGAGGCCGGCGAGATCCGGGGGATGTACGAGAACGAGCCGGACGTCAAGAAGGTCATCGACACCGCCAAGGGCGTCGAGGGCCTGGTCCGGCAGATGGGCGTGCACGCCGCGGGCGTCATCATGTCCAGCGAGCCGATCGTGGACCACGCCCCGATCTGGGTCCGGCACACCGACGGCGTCACCATCACGCAGTGGGACTACCCGCAGTGCGAGTCGCTCGGCCTGCTGAAGATGGACTTCCTGGGCCTGCGCAACCTGACGATCATGGACGACGCCATCAAGATGGTGAAGTCCAACAAGGGCATCGACCTGGAGATGCTCTCGCTCCCGCTCGACGACCCGAAGACCTTCGAACTGCTCTGCCGCGGCGACACGCTCGGCGTCTTCCAGTTCGACGGCGGGCCGATGCGCTCCCTGCTGCGCCAGATGCAGCCCGACAACTTCGAGGACATTTCCGCCGTCTCGGCCCTCTACCGGCCGGGCCCGATGGGCATGAACTCGCACACGAACTACGCCGAGCGCAAGAACGGCCGCCAGGAGATCACCCCGATCCACCCGGAGCTGGAGGAGCCCCTCAAGGACGTCCTCGGCCTCACCTACGGCCTGATCGTGTACCAGGAGCAGGTGCAGAAGGCCGCCCAGATCGTCGCCGGGTACTCGCTCGGCGAGGCCGACATCCTGCGCCGCGTGATGGGCAAGAAGAAGCCCGAGGAGCTGGCGAAGAACTTCGTGCTCTTCGAGGCCGGCGCCAAGGAGAAGGGCTTCTCGGACGCGGCGATCAAGGCGCTGTGGGACGTGCTGGTCCCGTTCGCCGGGTACGCGTTCAACAAGGCGCACTCCTCCGCGTACGGGCTGGTCACCTACTGGACCGCGTACCTCAAGGCGAACTACCCCGCCGAGTACATGGCCGCCCTGCTGACCTCGGTCAAGGACGACAAGGACAAGTCGGCGATCTACCTCAACGAGTGCCGCCGCATGGGCATCAAGGTGCTCCCGCCGAACGTCAACGAGTCGGAGTCCAACTTCGCCGCCCAGGGCGACGACGTCATCCTGTTCGGGCTGACGGCCGTGCGCAACGTCGGCCAGAACGTCGTGGACTCGATCATCCGGTGCCGCAAGACGAAGGGGAAGTACAGCTCCTTCCCCGACTTCCTGGACAAGGTCGAGGCGGTCGTCTGCAACAAGCGGACCGTGGAGTCCCTCATCAAGGCCGGCGCCTTCGACGAGATGGGCCACACCCGCAAGGGGCTCGTCGCCCACCACGAACCCATGATCGACAACGTGGTGCAGGTCAAGCGCAAGGAGGCCGAGGGCCAGTTCGACCTCTTCGGCGGCGGCGACGAGGAGAGCGACGAGCCGGGCTTCGGGCTCGACGTGGAGTTCTCCGACATCGAGTGGGAGAAGTCCTATCTGCTGGCCCAGGAGCGCGAGATGCTCGGGCTGTACGTCTCCGACCACCCGCTCTTCGGCATCGAGCACGTGCTGAGCGACAAGTCGGACGCCGCGATCTCGCAGCTGACCGGCGGCGAGCACAGCGACGGCGCGATCGTCACCATCGGCGGCATCATCTCCGGCCTCCAGCGCAAGATGACCAAGCAGGGCAACGCCTGGGCCATCGCCACCGTGGAGGACCTGGCCGGTTCCATCGAGTGCATGTTCTTCCCCGCCACCTACCAGCTGGTCTCCACCCAGCTCGTCGAGGACACCGTCGTCTTCGTCAAGGGGCGCCTGGACAAGCGCGAGGACGTGCCGCGCCTGGTCGCGATGGAGATGCAGGTCCCCGACCTGTCCTCGGCCGGGACCAACGCGCCGGTCGTGCTGACCATTCCCACCGTCCGGGTCACCCCGCCCATGGTCAGCCGGCTCGGCGAGGTGCTGAACAGCCACCGGGGCGACACCGAGGTACGCATCAGGCTCCAGGGCCCCCGCAAGACCACGGTGCTGCGGCTCGACCGGCACCGGGTCAAGCCCGACCCGGCGCTCTTCGGCGACCTGAAGGTGCTGCTCGGCCCCTCCTGCCTGGCCGGCTGA
- a CDS encoding NYN domain-containing protein, with protein MERVDRCVVLVDAGYLLGAAASLLAGEPARSRITVDHAALIQQLRERAEADTAQPLLRIYWFDGAPDRVPQPEHRRLRVMPRVTVRLGALTRSDGRWAQKGVDAAMHAELTELARNRACSDVVLVTGDGDLLPGLMSAKEHGVAVHLWAVQAADGDYNQSEDLVAEADERRVLDRAWITQAVRAKETGGPCAPPPVPRPEIAAILSAPLPESALAASAERASRAAERTGTAGTGEEAAPRPGESAAPAAHGPAAKGVPTPKDLAGTLRGPLGQPERQPAPQPAATLRWSSDRGWVERGGPLGEPAETASLPTLAQLTSAEQRWADREEDITTVGGDPYEVGQVFARRWMERLPETGHLPRLSSLYPRIPHRIDGELLRYAARFGLLAHKDDQIDEHDRYAIRAGFWREIDVTTAADHPPAAERAAEKAEKAGKSGPAGD; from the coding sequence GTGGAACGCGTGGACCGTTGCGTCGTCCTGGTGGACGCCGGCTATCTGCTGGGCGCAGCCGCGAGCCTGCTGGCGGGAGAACCCGCCCGGTCCCGCATCACCGTCGACCACGCGGCCCTGATCCAGCAGCTGCGCGAACGCGCCGAGGCCGACACCGCACAGCCCCTGCTGCGGATCTACTGGTTCGACGGCGCGCCCGACCGCGTCCCGCAGCCCGAACACCGCAGACTGCGCGTCATGCCGCGGGTCACGGTCCGCCTCGGCGCCCTCACCCGCAGCGACGGGCGCTGGGCGCAGAAGGGCGTCGACGCCGCGATGCACGCCGAACTCACCGAACTCGCCCGCAACCGCGCCTGCTCCGACGTGGTCCTGGTGACCGGCGACGGCGATCTGCTCCCCGGCCTGATGTCCGCCAAGGAACACGGCGTCGCCGTCCACCTCTGGGCCGTCCAGGCCGCCGACGGCGACTACAACCAGTCCGAGGACCTGGTCGCCGAGGCCGACGAGCGCCGCGTCCTGGACCGCGCCTGGATCACCCAGGCCGTCCGGGCCAAGGAGACCGGCGGCCCCTGCGCCCCGCCGCCCGTCCCGCGCCCCGAGATCGCCGCCATCCTCTCCGCCCCGCTGCCCGAGTCGGCCCTCGCCGCCTCCGCCGAGCGCGCCTCCCGCGCCGCCGAGCGGACCGGGACCGCGGGCACCGGCGAGGAGGCGGCCCCCCGGCCCGGCGAGAGCGCCGCCCCGGCCGCGCACGGCCCCGCCGCCAAGGGCGTGCCCACCCCCAAGGACCTGGCCGGCACCCTGCGCGGCCCGCTGGGACAGCCCGAGCGCCAGCCGGCACCGCAGCCCGCGGCGACCCTGCGCTGGTCCTCCGACCGGGGCTGGGTGGAGCGCGGCGGCCCCCTCGGCGAACCCGCCGAGACCGCGTCCCTGCCGACGCTCGCCCAGCTCACCAGCGCCGAACAGCGCTGGGCCGACCGCGAGGAGGACATCACCACGGTCGGCGGCGACCCCTACGAGGTGGGGCAGGTCTTCGCCCGGCGCTGGATGGAGCGGCTCCCGGAGACCGGTCACCTGCCCCGGCTGTCCTCCCTCTACCCGCGCATCCCGCACCGCATCGACGGCGAACTCCTGCGGTACGCGGCGCGCTTCGGCCTCCTCGCCCACAAGGACGACCAGATCGACGAGCACGACCGGTACGCGATCCGGGCGGGCTTCTGGCGCGAGATCGACGTGACGACGGCGGCCGACCACCCCCCGGCCGCCGAGCGGGCGGCCGAGAAGGCGGAGAAAGCCGGTAAATCCGGGCCCGCCGGAGACTGA
- a CDS encoding ABC transporter permease, which produces MTSPLTPPHRPSPDQYQHWQELAAANGGQHYGSTWAPPVRETDPEEVRQELRKAGVVAAAVTVSGVLLGLLWLWLAPRVPLISDGTAVFLNNSEGEESIGADGTFALLGLAFGAVAAGLAFWYERRGGIWLTAGLALGSVLGSLLAWQVGTRLGPTDDVVAHAREVGKGVVFDAPLELHAKGMLLAWALGAMVVYLLLAAAWGPREFEGEWASYGGWGPDAAPAPAAPPAAPSAPSPGDKA; this is translated from the coding sequence GTGACCTCACCCCTTACGCCACCGCACCGGCCCTCGCCCGACCAATACCAGCACTGGCAGGAGCTGGCCGCCGCGAACGGTGGACAGCACTACGGTTCGACGTGGGCCCCTCCCGTGCGGGAGACCGACCCGGAGGAAGTGCGCCAGGAGCTGCGCAAGGCCGGTGTCGTCGCGGCCGCCGTGACGGTCTCCGGCGTGCTGCTGGGGCTGCTGTGGCTGTGGCTGGCGCCCCGGGTGCCGCTGATCTCCGACGGCACGGCCGTCTTCCTGAACAACAGCGAGGGCGAGGAGTCGATCGGCGCCGACGGAACGTTTGCCCTGCTCGGGCTGGCGTTCGGGGCGGTCGCGGCGGGGCTGGCCTTCTGGTACGAGCGGCGCGGCGGGATCTGGCTGACGGCGGGCCTCGCGCTCGGCAGCGTGCTCGGTTCGCTGCTGGCCTGGCAGGTCGGTACGCGGCTGGGCCCCACCGACGACGTCGTCGCGCACGCGCGGGAGGTCGGCAAGGGGGTGGTGTTCGACGCGCCGCTGGAGCTGCACGCCAAGGGGATGCTGCTGGCCTGGGCGCTGGGGGCGATGGTGGTGTACCTGTTGCTGGCCGCGGCGTGGGGGCCGCGGGAGTTCGAGGGGGAGTGGGCGTCGTACGGCGGGTGGGGGCCGGATGCGGCCCCGGCGCCCGCCGCGCCTCCGGCTGCGCCCTCCGCGCCGTCGCCGGGTGACAAGGCGTAG